The stretch of DNA CGACAGGTGAATCTCACCAAATTGATAAAATTGGTATCTTTACGCCAAAACAAACAGACACAGGTTCGCTTGGTACAGGTGAAGTTGGTTTTATTATTGCTGGTATCAAAGATATTTTAGGTGCACCAGTAGGTGATACATTAACCACAACGGTTAATCCAGCTTCAGCGCCGTTACCTGGTTTCCAAAAAATTAAACCTCAGGTTTATGCGGGTGTTTTCCCTGTTAGCTCAGACGACTATGAATCATTCCGTGATGCATTAGGCAAATTAAGTCTTAATGATGCGTCATTATTTTATGAGCCAGAGAGTTCAACAGCCCTAGGTTTAGGCTTCCGCTGTGGTTTCCTTGGTATGTTGCACATGGAAATTATTCAAGAGCGTTTAGAACGTGAATATGACTTAGATCTAATCACCACGGCGCCAACGGTAAACTACGAAATTCTTAAAAAGAATAACGACGTGATTTCAATTGATAGCCCGTCAGAATTACCAGCGCTTAATGATATTGCAGAAATTAGGGAACCAATTTGTAAAGCGGATATCTTAGTACCGCAAGAGTATCTTGGAAATGTGATCACTTTATGTATTGAAAAGCGTGGTACACAAACCGCGATGAGCTATCACGGTAAACAGGTATCTGTGAGCTATGACTTACCAATGGCTGAAGTCGTAATGGACTTTTTTGATAGATTAAAATCAACAAGTCGTGGTTTTGCATCGTTGGATTACAATTTTACTCGTTTCCAAGAAGCCGATATGGTTCGTGTTGACATATTATTGAATGGCGAACGCGTTGACGCATTAGCAATGATTTGTCACCGTGATTTTGCTCAAACTCGTGGTCGCCAGTTAGCCGATAAGCTAAAAGAATTAATACCACGTCAAATGTTTGATATTGCTATTCAGGCCGTTATTGGCGTGCACGTTATCGCTCGTACGACGGTTAAACAATTACGTAAAAACGTAATCGCCAAGTGTTACGGCGGTGATATTTCGCGTAAGAAAAAGCTACTTCAAAAACAGAAAGACGGTAAAAAACGTATGAAACAAGTGGGTAACGTTGAATTACCACAAGATGCGTTTTTAGCGATACTTAAAGTTGGTAAGTAGTAGGTTTGCAAATAATGAATGTGCATCATATAAAGATTAGTCGTTAAATTAAGGAATAAGTCAGTATGGCAGGGCAATTCGCGATATTTTTAGTAATAGTTACATTACTTTGTGGTGTGATTTGGTTGTTAGACGCAAAGTTGTGGGCACCCGCTAGAAATGCGAAAGCGCTACAGGCACAAGCTTCTGCTGGAGGAAGTCTTTCAGAGGACGACTTAGCAACACTGACCGAGCAGCCGGTTATTGTTGAAACTGCACAATCAATATTCCCAATACTGGCGCTTATTACAATTTTTCGCTCATTCCTATTTGAACCTTTTCAAATACCATCAGGTTCTATGATGCCAACCATGCTGGTTGGCGACTTTATTCTGGTGCAAAAATACGCTTACGGAGTTCATGACCCTGTTTGGCGTAAAGAGTTAATTGCAACAGGTCAACCTGAACGTGGTGATATTGCAGTCTTTAAATATCCTTTGGATGAGCGTTTAGATTATATAAAACGAGTTGTTGGTACTCCTGGCGATAGAGTTATTTACAAGAACAAGCAATTGTTCATACAAGCAAGTTGTGAAACGAGTCCAGCAAATTGTGACAAGTTGACTAGAATTGAGCTTAGTAAAGAAGCAGAAGGTGAATTTGAATCAATGGGGATCCCGTTGATAACGGCAAAAGAAAAGTTAGGTGATGTTGAACACAACATATTAATTAACCCTGCATACCCAGATATGGCTAAGAGTTTTTATGCTCAGCCAGGCACTCGACAAGGTGAATGGATTGTGCCAGAAGGTTATTACTTTATGATGGGTGATAACCGTGACAATAGTACGGACAGTCGATACTGGGGCTTTGTTAGTGAAGATCAAATGGTTGGCAAAGCGGTATTCATTTGGATGAGTTTTGTCTTTAATGATGGAAAAATTAGTTGGCTACCAGATTTTATACCAGTCGATATTCGCTTCTCACGCTTAGGTGGCGTGCAGTAACAGTTTAAGAAGAGTAAAACTTGATAAAAAAAGATTATAAACAGCTACAAAAGAAATTAGGTTATCAATTCCAAGATGAGTCATTGCTAATACAAGCACTGACTCATCGTAGTTTTAAAGGGTCGCACAACGAGCGTCTAGAATTTGTGGGTGACTCGTTACTTGGAATGTTTGTCGCAGAAGCGCTTTATTTTGAGTTCCCTAAAGCAACTGAGGGTGAATTAACCCGCATGCGCTCGCAAATTGTAAAAGGTCAAACTCTAACTTCCATTGCTAAAGAGTTTGAACTGAGCCAATGGATCAGACTTGGACCTGGCGAAATGAAAAGTGGCGGCTGTCGTCGTGACTCCATTTTAGAAGATGTAATCGAAGCTATTATAGGTGCGGTATATCTCGATTCAGGTATCGAGCAATGTAAAGAATTTGTTCTAAAATTAGTAAAAGAACGATTAGCCGATGTTGATCCAAGCAATGCACTAAAAGATCCTAAAACACAGCTTCAAGAGTGGTTGCAATCAAGAAAGCGACCATTGCCGGTATACGATGTTATAGAGACAACAGGGCAAGCACATAATCAAACATTCACCGTTAGTTGCACATTAGATGACGGTCAGCAACTCGAAGCGACAGGCACTAGTCGTCGCAAGGCAGAACAATCTGCCGCACGTAAAGCATTAGAGGTAATAAAAAAGTGAGTAAGTCAGAACAAAGCCAAGCGGAATTAGACGCGTTATTAAGTAATTTAAATAACCGTGCTGATTTATCACAAACTAAAAAGTGTGGTTTAGTTGCTATTGTTGGTCGTCCAAATGTAGGTAAATCTACGTTGATGAACCACATCTTAGAGCAAAAAATTAGCATTACATCGAAAAAACCACAAACTACTCGTCACCGTATTTTAGGCATTCATACGGAAGACAATGAACAAGTTGTTTATGTTGATACCCCTGGACTTCATAAAGAAGAAAAGCGTGCAATCAACAAGTTAATGAACCGAGCCGCGTCAAGTGCGTTAGGGGATGTAGAAGTTGTATTGTTTGTTGTTGAAGCTCTTAAGTGGTACGAAGACGATGAAATGGTATTGTCTAAAATTAAGCGTTCAAAAAAACCAGTCATGTTGTTGGTTAACAAAGTTGATGAGATAAAAGATAAAGAAACATTAATGCCGTTCTTACAAAAATTAGCGGCGTTACATGACTTCGCTGAAATTATTCCAATCTCAGCGGAAAAAGGCACCAATGTAGCGGCAATTAAAGATAAAGTTCGAGATTATTTACCGGAAAATCCATTCTTTTTCTCAGAGAATGACGTAACCGATCGTTCTTCAAGATTTATGGCTGCCGAAATTGTTCGTGAAAAACTGATGCGATTTTTAGGTGAGGAATTGCCTTATTCAGTTACGGTTGAGATTGAACAGTTTAAGTGGGACGAAAAGATTTGGCGCATCAATGCCTTAATTCTAGTTGAGCGTGAAGGCCAAAAGAAAATGGTTATTGGTTCTAAAGGTGAGAAACTAAAAGTCATTGGTCGTGACGCCCGTCAGGACTTAGAAAAGCTATTAGATGAAAAAGTATACCTAGAACTCTGGGTTAAAGTGAAAAGTGGTTGGGCCGATGATGAACGTGCATTACGTTCACTAGGTTACTCAGAAGACTAATCACACTGTACGTTTCATTAGGTATTATATAGTTATATTATTAAGAGCAGGTTCAGTTTATGTCAAAGGAATTGGAATACTTACCTGCTTTTATACTCCACACTCGACCGTTTAAAGAAAACCAACTACTAATGGAAATGCTGGTGGCGGGTGAAGGTCGTATTTCAATTATTGGCTATAAAGGCAGTAAAAAAAACACCGCAAAAACCGCATTAATGCAGCCATTTCGAGCATTAGTGGTGCAGTTTAAGAAAAATACTGGATTAAGAACCCTCAAAACACTCGATGAAAATCAACTGCTATCAAAACAACTATCGGCTTTAAAAAGCAAAAGCCTTTTTTGCGGGTTTTACTTAAATGAAGTGATTTGTCGTCTGTGTACCGCCGATGCTGAATATGAAACACTTTATCCACTTTATGTTTATTCGTTAAGAAACTTATCTGACTTATCATTAAGCTCTAACTCTCATTTAGACGATGCACACACTAACTTGTATTTAGAGTGGATTTTGCGACAGTTTGAACATCGTTTGTTACAAATGTTAGGTTATGGTATTAGCTTTGAACAAGAACTCACGATGCAACAATCGATTTGTGAGGATCTTCATTATCAATTGTTGGGCGATCAAGGTTTTGTTATTGATGCAGCTAAACCAAGTTCGCTTCATGGCAAAGATCTATTGGCAGTATCAGCACGCTTAAATACTCAAGTGTCTTTAGAGGACTTTGTTTTATTAGACAACGAAGCTTTCCTTGCATTTAAACGTGAACTAACAATCGCAAAGTCAATTTTACGCGTATGTTTACATAGGCATTTAGGCGACAAACCTTTAAAATCTAGAGAATTATTTAGACGTTAGCTTTTATTTAAATAAGACTATGCGTAGCTAGACTTTATTTACGTAAAATAAAATTTAGCACAAGACTGTATTTAAAATTAATTGGAGTAACCATGAGTGAAATTCATTTAGGCGTTAATATTGATCATATCGCAACTCTTCGGAACGCCCGTGGTACAAGCTATCCAGATCCGGTTCATGCGGCTGCAGTTGCAGAACATGCAGGTGCAAGTGGCATAACTATTCATTTAAGAGAAGATCGCCGTCACATAAAAGATAGAGACGTTTATACGTTAGCAAAAACGCTACAAACTCGAATGAATCTTGAAATGGCTGTGACTGAAGAAATGATTCAAATTGCCACAGACGTAAAACCACCGTTTGTTTGTTTAGTGCCAGAAAAGCGTGAAGAATTAACAACGGAAGGTGGTCTAGATGTTAAAGGTCAGTTCGATAAAGTAAAAGACGCGTGTGATAGATTGGCGGCAATCGGCTCAAAGGTTTCGTTATTTATTGACGCCGACAAATCGCAAATTCAAGCAGCTGCAGATTGTGGTGCGCCATTTATCGAAATTCACACTGGTCACTACGCTGATGCAGAAACCGATGAAGAGCAGCTTGCCGAACTGGCAAGAATAGCGGAAGGAGTAGAGTTTGCGGCTAGTATTGGTCTTGTTGTAAACGCTGGTCATGGCCTGCATTATCATAATGTTAAGCCTATCGCTGCCATAAAGGATATATACGAGCTAAACATTGGCCACGCTATCATAGCGAGAGCATCGATAGACGGCCTTGATAAAGCGGTACGAGATATGAAAGCGCTTATGAACGAAGCACGCCAGGGCGTATAGTTTATGTCAGTACTTGGTTTAGGAACCGATATCGTCGAGATAGTTCGCGTAAGCAACGCGTTGGTCAAGTCAAACCGATTGGCTGAGCGGGTGCTAACCGAAACCGAAATGACTCAGTTTTTAAATCATAACCAACCAGATCGGTTTTTAGCGAAGCGTTGGGCCGCCAAAGAGGCTGCTGCAAAGGCACTAGGTACTGGTATTGGTCGAGGCATCTCTTTTCACCACTTTGAAATTAGTAACGACGAGCTGGGTGCGCCAAGTATCCTGCTATTAGACGCAGCCAAAGAGGTTGCCAATCAAAAAGGCGTGAACGCAGCGTTAATTTCGATAAGTGATGAGCAAAACTATGCGCTTGCTACCGTAGTATTAAGTGCATAGTCTTTAGTAAACTAAAACGGTAAATCTTTTATGATTGCCGTTTCTGGTTTGTTCACCGCGTTTGAAAAGCTTTCCGCTAATCGCTCTGTCTGTTCGAAAACGTTATGCCAATATCTTATTCGAGTGGATGTATCTATTTTCTCAAAGTCGGTTCTGTCCGGTATTTTACTAAACGGCAAGCCACTCACAAACTCTTGTGAAGGCACTAGCATTACCGTTGAGTCGTAATTGTTCGGATTGGCCGTACGCTTTAAATTTTTATCAAACCAGCCAGCTTTTGGGCGCGAATTAAAATGTGGATAAAGAGTGAGGCCTTCAGACTCAATCTTGAAGTCGAAGTGATAGTCGATAATGCCACCATCGCGATACATACCGGCGGGCGCACCAGGAATATCTTTAATACCTAACATCACCATTGGAATAGCACCACTTGCCAATAGGGCTTGGTGAAAATTCTGTTCAGTTAAGTCAACATATTCCGTAGAAAAAACAGACGCCTCTTGGTACTTCAATGCTTGTTTTGAAGTTGAAAATACCACTCGCTGGTACTGCTGCGTTAGTCGCTGACGACCGAGAGCGTTATTAATTAAACTTTTAGTTAACCCAGCACCTTGATGTAATTTACTTTCTTTAGCTACGGCACCTGAACATAACGCGGTAATGAAATGAACCTTAAAGCGTTCATTGTTTAACACTTGTTGCATATGATCATGAGGCAATATTTGCGTTAATAACTGCTCTGCTGCTCGAGTTACGCCTTGTGGCGACGCATCTAATGTGAAGTCAGTTTCTGAATATCGATAAGCAAGTTCTGTTATTGCCGAAACAGGGTCCTTTTGCGCAAGACAAGATGCTCTAAATGCACCGGCAGATGACCCAATTAAATCTAAAGATGATTGTTTATCTTTGAAAAATTCGCCAAAAAGGTATTTGTCTAAGCCGAATAAGGTAAACCACTTCTTTTACTATACACCGATGTTGGTGTTAGTATTATTTTGGAATACAAAGGAATTACTATGACAGATAAAAAATTAGTAGAAAAGCCTCTAGTAGTTAGTTATTTACGTTGGAGTTCGGGTAATCAAAAATTAGGTGACTCAGAGCGAAGACAGCTAGAACAAGCCAATGAATGGATTGCAAAAAATGGTTATGAACTAAATGAAAATTTTGTGTTAAGAGATGATGGAAAATCTGGCTATCACTCTGAGAACTTTGGCAAGGACGGTGCGCTTGGGAAATTTGTAAGACAAGCCGAGGCTGGTGAAGTACCACGAGGAACCGTACTCATAATTGAAGACTTTTCTAGATTTTCTCGGTCGCATGTAAGGAAAGCTTTAAAGCACTTTTTAGGATTAATTGATGCTGGAATTCGAATTTATGTTGCAAAAGATGATATGGAATTCAATGAGAATAATTCTGATGAAATAAAAATAATAATTACTTTGTCAAAAATGGCTGCTGCTTATGAAGAATCTCATAGAAAAAGTAATCATTTAAAAAAATTCTGGAACGGTGCTCGACAAAGAGCCGCTAATAATTCTCATAGTAAACTTTTCCCTGTTTTATTACCTTCCACCTCTCCTGATTGGTTACGTAAAGTTACAAGCAAAGATGGTCAAAAATATTTTGAGCCAATTCCTGAAAGAGTTGCAGTAATAAAGCGTATCTTCGAGCTAGCAGACACTGGTGGTAAGGATGGACTTGGGCTTGGTTCGACTATTATTGCCAGAATTTTAGATTCTGAAGGCATCAAACCGTTTAAAGGAGAAAGGGCAAATTCTGCAATTTCTTTCAATGATTCATACATACTCAGACTTCTAAGAGATAGGAGGTTATTAGGATATCTTCAACCCTATATCAACCCTGTAGATGAAGTTTCTGGGAAGCGAAAAAGACAACCTGACGGAGAGCCAATTGCCAATTATTTTCCCCCACTGATTGGTTCTGATTTGTTTGAGCGTGTGAATTTTAAGATGGAACAACGAAAACAATACCAAGGTGGAAAAGTCTCACGAAAATTCACTAACCTTTTTACTAAAATAGGTAAATGCGCTTATTGTGGTAGTTCAATGACTTTGTTTACAAAAAGAGGGTCAAAAGCCGAAGGTGGACGCTCAGCTTACCTACAGTGTTCTGAAGGAACAAAGTTAAGAAAATGTGGAAACAAAGCTGTGAGATATTTTGATACTTTTGAAAAGTCAGTAATTAAGAGTCTGGTTGAATTAGATCTTTCAAGCTTGTTTCAAAGTAGCGAAGATAAGGGAAACCATCGGGCTGCTAATTTAAGAAAAAATATTTTCGAGTTAAAAAAACAACAAAAGAAAATAGCTTCAAAGATTAAAACCGCAACGAATCTATTGCTAGAAGACCCCAATGATAAAGACATTGTTGAAGCAAGAAATAGTCTTAAAAAAGACCGCGATGTAAACGAATCAGAAATCGAAAAATTAAATACAGAGCTAATAAGCTTGAGTCGGAAGTCGAACTATGAAGAGTTCAAAGATAGTTTAAAAATTGTATTAAATAGCTTTACAGAAGAAGATGAAATTAGCACCTACAATAAGCGTAGAGCTATTAATACCTACTTAATTGATGTTTTACAGTACATAGCAATTGATGGTGTAAAGCAGCAAGCATGGATTGTATTCGATATTGAATTTGCTAAAAACCTTATAAGGCAAAGCTTTAAACGTGGGCAAGAGGAAATGGAACGTCAAGTAATTCCTGGAATCCCTGCTCTTGTAAGTGAATACTCTGTCCCGTCAGAGAAGGAGATTGATGCATTTGCTGCTTGGGGAAGTCATATAAAACTTAAACTGAGACGGTTTGTTGACAGGCTTCCGAACCTTGATGATGTTATTGAAATGAGGGAGTTTTTTGAAGTGGCCCCTTCAGAGTTATTGAAA from Psychrosphaera aestuarii encodes:
- the lepA gene encoding translation elongation factor 4; this translates as MKHIRNFSIIAHIDHGKSTLSDRLIQHCEGLTNREMKAQVLDSMDIERERGITIKAQSVTLNYKAKDGEIYQLNFIDTPGHVDFTYEVSRSLAACEGALLVVDAGQGVEAQTVANCYTAIEMDLEVRAILNKIDLPQADPLRVAEEIEDIVGIDAVDAVQCSAKTGLGIEDVLEDIVKNIPPPVGEPDQPVQALIIDSWFDPYQGVVSLVRIKHGKLKKGDKIKVMSTGESHQIDKIGIFTPKQTDTGSLGTGEVGFIIAGIKDILGAPVGDTLTTTVNPASAPLPGFQKIKPQVYAGVFPVSSDDYESFRDALGKLSLNDASLFYEPESSTALGLGFRCGFLGMLHMEIIQERLEREYDLDLITTAPTVNYEILKKNNDVISIDSPSELPALNDIAEIREPICKADILVPQEYLGNVITLCIEKRGTQTAMSYHGKQVSVSYDLPMAEVVMDFFDRLKSTSRGFASLDYNFTRFQEADMVRVDILLNGERVDALAMICHRDFAQTRGRQLADKLKELIPRQMFDIAIQAVIGVHVIARTTVKQLRKNVIAKCYGGDISRKKKLLQKQKDGKKRMKQVGNVELPQDAFLAILKVGK
- the lepB gene encoding signal peptidase I; the encoded protein is MAGQFAIFLVIVTLLCGVIWLLDAKLWAPARNAKALQAQASAGGSLSEDDLATLTEQPVIVETAQSIFPILALITIFRSFLFEPFQIPSGSMMPTMLVGDFILVQKYAYGVHDPVWRKELIATGQPERGDIAVFKYPLDERLDYIKRVVGTPGDRVIYKNKQLFIQASCETSPANCDKLTRIELSKEAEGEFESMGIPLITAKEKLGDVEHNILINPAYPDMAKSFYAQPGTRQGEWIVPEGYYFMMGDNRDNSTDSRYWGFVSEDQMVGKAVFIWMSFVFNDGKISWLPDFIPVDIRFSRLGGVQ
- the rnc gene encoding ribonuclease III; the encoded protein is MKKDYKQLQKKLGYQFQDESLLIQALTHRSFKGSHNERLEFVGDSLLGMFVAEALYFEFPKATEGELTRMRSQIVKGQTLTSIAKEFELSQWIRLGPGEMKSGGCRRDSILEDVIEAIIGAVYLDSGIEQCKEFVLKLVKERLADVDPSNALKDPKTQLQEWLQSRKRPLPVYDVIETTGQAHNQTFTVSCTLDDGQQLEATGTSRRKAEQSAARKALEVIKK
- the era gene encoding GTPase Era, which translates into the protein MVGRPNVGKSTLMNHILEQKISITSKKPQTTRHRILGIHTEDNEQVVYVDTPGLHKEEKRAINKLMNRAASSALGDVEVVLFVVEALKWYEDDEMVLSKIKRSKKPVMLLVNKVDEIKDKETLMPFLQKLAALHDFAEIIPISAEKGTNVAAIKDKVRDYLPENPFFFSENDVTDRSSRFMAAEIVREKLMRFLGEELPYSVTVEIEQFKWDEKIWRINALILVEREGQKKMVIGSKGEKLKVIGRDARQDLEKLLDEKVYLELWVKVKSGWADDERALRSLGYSED
- the recO gene encoding DNA repair protein RecO; amino-acid sequence: MSKELEYLPAFILHTRPFKENQLLMEMLVAGEGRISIIGYKGSKKNTAKTALMQPFRALVVQFKKNTGLRTLKTLDENQLLSKQLSALKSKSLFCGFYLNEVICRLCTADAEYETLYPLYVYSLRNLSDLSLSSNSHLDDAHTNLYLEWILRQFEHRLLQMLGYGISFEQELTMQQSICEDLHYQLLGDQGFVIDAAKPSSLHGKDLLAVSARLNTQVSLEDFVLLDNEAFLAFKRELTIAKSILRVCLHRHLGDKPLKSRELFRR
- the pdxJ gene encoding pyridoxine 5'-phosphate synthase — translated: MSEIHLGVNIDHIATLRNARGTSYPDPVHAAAVAEHAGASGITIHLREDRRHIKDRDVYTLAKTLQTRMNLEMAVTEEMIQIATDVKPPFVCLVPEKREELTTEGGLDVKGQFDKVKDACDRLAAIGSKVSLFIDADKSQIQAAADCGAPFIEIHTGHYADAETDEEQLAELARIAEGVEFAASIGLVVNAGHGLHYHNVKPIAAIKDIYELNIGHAIIARASIDGLDKAVRDMKALMNEARQGV
- the acpS gene encoding holo-ACP synthase produces the protein MSVLGLGTDIVEIVRVSNALVKSNRLAERVLTETEMTQFLNHNQPDRFLAKRWAAKEAAAKALGTGIGRGISFHHFEISNDELGAPSILLLDAAKEVANQKGVNAALISISDEQNYALATVVLSA
- a CDS encoding patatin-like phospholipase family protein, producing MGSSAGAFRASCLAQKDPVSAITELAYRYSETDFTLDASPQGVTRAAEQLLTQILPHDHMQQVLNNERFKVHFITALCSGAVAKESKLHQGAGLTKSLINNALGRQRLTQQYQRVVFSTSKQALKYQEASVFSTEYVDLTEQNFHQALLASGAIPMVMLGIKDIPGAPAGMYRDGGIIDYHFDFKIESEGLTLYPHFNSRPKAGWFDKNLKRTANPNNYDSTVMLVPSQEFVSGLPFSKIPDRTDFEKIDTSTRIRYWHNVFEQTERLAESFSNAVNKPETAIIKDLPF
- a CDS encoding recombinase family protein, with the translated sequence MTDKKLVEKPLVVSYLRWSSGNQKLGDSERRQLEQANEWIAKNGYELNENFVLRDDGKSGYHSENFGKDGALGKFVRQAEAGEVPRGTVLIIEDFSRFSRSHVRKALKHFLGLIDAGIRIYVAKDDMEFNENNSDEIKIIITLSKMAAAYEESHRKSNHLKKFWNGARQRAANNSHSKLFPVLLPSTSPDWLRKVTSKDGQKYFEPIPERVAVIKRIFELADTGGKDGLGLGSTIIARILDSEGIKPFKGERANSAISFNDSYILRLLRDRRLLGYLQPYINPVDEVSGKRKRQPDGEPIANYFPPLIGSDLFERVNFKMEQRKQYQGGKVSRKFTNLFTKIGKCAYCGSSMTLFTKRGSKAEGGRSAYLQCSEGTKLRKCGNKAVRYFDTFEKSVIKSLVELDLSSLFQSSEDKGNHRAANLRKNIFELKKQQKKIASKIKTATNLLLEDPNDKDIVEARNSLKKDRDVNESEIEKLNTELISLSRKSNYEEFKDSLKIVLNSFTEEDEISTYNKRRAINTYLIDVLQYIAIDGVKQQAWIVFDIEFAKNLIRQSFKRGQEEMERQVIPGIPALVSEYSVPSEKEIDAFAAWGSHIKLKLRRFVDRLPNLDDVIEMREFFEVAPSELLKINRICNEAINKNWRRNKRLRYTVLDNESFNEVRQQIIDEFYVPLPDDYEPDEEWLNASSPEYKNGDIIPRPQEIYAEMKKKLGIEKK